One Dermochelys coriacea isolate rDerCor1 chromosome 21, rDerCor1.pri.v4, whole genome shotgun sequence genomic window carries:
- the LOC119846466 gene encoding periphilin-1-like isoform X10, which produces MFPRRGYPNGFFHPCPQDINPSAYPADFRRGDEDMGWVPQDHQQAANWDYRHRRCEEGFRDRRHSPFSRDTEPYPADFYGGDNGGCWAPQDHPQPARWENQPGRHEEGFRDGWHLATPPNQHCPKSVSREEHGNSWDREQGFFPRKYGRGWKHHRGPFRGGYWGKFDPHYHRIQSCSSREKFKSSRSSASRSPERCSASSRKKSVSSKTEKAKTAAPKKPGKSKKDSTAPVEVPKLPQVHAEASQTATDPSSQAGSALDTEPPESPETTEDLYPMRTEGTELVQLEASHEATDRSSQAGSDLAAEPPAPPETTEELHPIRTEDTELLQLEDNLKASDLLSQAVSALATLPPVWSEITEELPPVGKEEIELINLLPSPCLKSTQEQLAAHQEEPYQACSALAAPSETMEYLRSAAILARKEEIELSYQQSSLAFAVVATMLLQKEPSMEAAMGSALRANLRQVGGHCLQELEHFIRSYDSGSARL; this is translated from the exons ATGTTCCCCAGAAGAGGGTACCCAAATGGTTTCTTCCAT CCCTGCCCTCAGGACATCAACCCCTCCGCCTACCCTGCCGACTTTCGCAGGGGTGACGAGGACATGGGGTGGGTGCCCCAGGACCATCAGCAGGCAGCCAACTGGGATTACCGACACAGGAGATGCGAGGAAGGCTTCAGGGACAGGCGGCACTCA CCCTTTTCCCGAGACACTGAACCTTATCCAGCTGACTTTTACGGGGGTGACAACGGTGGGTGCTGGGCACCCCAGGACCATCCGCAGCCAGCCAGGTGGGAGAACCAACCCGGGAGGCACGAGGAAGGCTTCAGGGATGGGTGGCACTTG GCCACGCCACCTAACCAGCACTGCCCGAAGTCAGTATCAAGGGAGGAACATGGCAACTCCTGGGACAG GGAGCAAGGCTTCTTCCCCAGGAAATATGGCCGCGGCTGGAAGCATCACCGTGGCCCTTTCCGAGGCGGCTACTGGGGGAAATTCGACCCTCACTACCACCGCATTCAGTCTTGCTCCTCCAGAG aaaagttcaagTCGTCCAGGTCATCGGCCTCCCGCTCCCCAGAGAGATGCTCGGCG TCGAGTAGAAAGAAAAGTGTTTCTTCTAAGACCGAGAAAGCGAAAACAGCAGCGCCCAAGAAGCCTGGAAAATCCAAGAAAGACTCCACAGCTCCAGTGGAAGTACCCAAACTGCCCCAG GTCCACGCGGAAGCTAGCCAGACAGCCACAGACCCTTCCAGCCAGGCTGGCTCTGCGCTGGATACTGAACCCCCAGAGTCACCTGAAACCACAGAGGATCTTTATCCCATGAGAACAGAAGGAACTGAGCTG GTCCAGTTGGAAGCCAGCCACGAAGCCACAGACCGTTCCAGCCAGGCCGGCTCTGATCTAGCTGCTGAGCCACCAGCCCCACCTGAAACTACAGAGGAGCTTCATCCTATCAGAACAGAAGATACTGAGCTG CTCCAGCTGGAAGACAACCTGAAGGCCTCGGATCTTCTCAGCCAGGCTGTCTCTGCTCTAGCTACTTTACCTCCAGTCTGGTCTGAGATCACAGAGGAGCTGCCTCCAGTGGGAAAGGAAGAAATTGAGCTG ATTAACCTCCTTCCCTCACCCTGTCTGAAATCAACACAGGAGCAGCTGGCCGCTCATCAGGAGGAGCCTTACCAAgcctgctctgctctggctgccccGTCGGAGACCATGGAGTACCTTCGTTCTGCTGCCATACTGGCCAGAAAGGAAGAAATTGAGCTG tccTACCAGCAGTCCAGCCTGGCCTTCGCTGTGGTGGCCACCATGCTGCTGCAGAAGGAGCCTTCCATGGAGGCGGCGATGGGCTCTGCGCTGCGGGCCAACCTGCGGCAGGTCGGCGGCCACTgcctgcaggagctggagcacTTCATTCGCAGCTACGATTCGGGCTCCGCCCGCTTGTGA
- the LOC119846466 gene encoding uncharacterized protein LOC119846466 isoform X2 translates to MFPRRGYPNGFFHPCPQDINPSAYPADFRRGDEDMGWVPQDHQQAANWDYRHRRCEEGFRDRRHSPFSRDTEPYPADFYGGDNGGCWAPQDHPQPARWENQPGRHEEGFRDGWHLATPPNQHCPKSVSREEHGNSWDREQGFFPRKYGRGWKHHRGPFRGGYWGKFDPHYHRIQSCSSREKFKSSRSSASRSPERCSASSRKKSVSSKTEKAKTAAPKKPGKSKKDSTAPVEVPKLPQVHAEASQTATDPSSQAGSALDTEPPESPETTEDLYPMRTEGTELGHRSVLHPQVPSCPGTVLIHLKSLQVQLGASLEVADNHSQAGCTLATDSVLADTPEDLCLPEEEIEMVQLEASHEATDRSSQAGSDLAAEPPAPPETTEELHPIRTEDTELLQLEDNLKASDLLSQAVSALATLPPVWSEITEELPPVGKEEIELEQLAAHQEEPYQACSALAAPSETMEYLRSAAILARKEEIELSYQQSSLAFAVVATMLLQKEPSMEAAMGSALRANLRQVGGHCLQELEHFIRSYDSGSARL, encoded by the exons ATGTTCCCCAGAAGAGGGTACCCAAATGGTTTCTTCCAT CCCTGCCCTCAGGACATCAACCCCTCCGCCTACCCTGCCGACTTTCGCAGGGGTGACGAGGACATGGGGTGGGTGCCCCAGGACCATCAGCAGGCAGCCAACTGGGATTACCGACACAGGAGATGCGAGGAAGGCTTCAGGGACAGGCGGCACTCA CCCTTTTCCCGAGACACTGAACCTTATCCAGCTGACTTTTACGGGGGTGACAACGGTGGGTGCTGGGCACCCCAGGACCATCCGCAGCCAGCCAGGTGGGAGAACCAACCCGGGAGGCACGAGGAAGGCTTCAGGGATGGGTGGCACTTG GCCACGCCACCTAACCAGCACTGCCCGAAGTCAGTATCAAGGGAGGAACATGGCAACTCCTGGGACAG GGAGCAAGGCTTCTTCCCCAGGAAATATGGCCGCGGCTGGAAGCATCACCGTGGCCCTTTCCGAGGCGGCTACTGGGGGAAATTCGACCCTCACTACCACCGCATTCAGTCTTGCTCCTCCAGAG aaaagttcaagTCGTCCAGGTCATCGGCCTCCCGCTCCCCAGAGAGATGCTCGGCG TCGAGTAGAAAGAAAAGTGTTTCTTCTAAGACCGAGAAAGCGAAAACAGCAGCGCCCAAGAAGCCTGGAAAATCCAAGAAAGACTCCACAGCTCCAGTGGAAGTACCCAAACTGCCCCAG GTCCACGCGGAAGCTAGCCAGACAGCCACAGACCCTTCCAGCCAGGCTGGCTCTGCGCTGGATACTGAACCCCCAGAGTCACCTGAAACCACAGAGGATCTTTATCCCATGAGAACAGAAGGAACTGAGCTG GGCCACCGTTCAGTCCTGCACCCACAGGTCCCGTCCTGCCCTGGGACAGTCCTCATCCATCTGAAATCTCTCCAGGTCCAGCTGGGGGCCAGTCTGGAGGTTGCAGACAATCACAGCCAGGCCGGCTGCACTCTGGCAACTGACTCAGTCCTGGCTGACACCCCGGAGGATCTTTGTCTCCCTGAGGAAGAAATCGAGATG GTCCAGTTGGAAGCCAGCCACGAAGCCACAGACCGTTCCAGCCAGGCCGGCTCTGATCTAGCTGCTGAGCCACCAGCCCCACCTGAAACTACAGAGGAGCTTCATCCTATCAGAACAGAAGATACTGAGCTG CTCCAGCTGGAAGACAACCTGAAGGCCTCGGATCTTCTCAGCCAGGCTGTCTCTGCTCTAGCTACTTTACCTCCAGTCTGGTCTGAGATCACAGAGGAGCTGCCTCCAGTGGGAAAGGAAGAAATTGAGCTG GAGCAGCTGGCCGCTCATCAGGAGGAGCCTTACCAAgcctgctctgctctggctgccccGTCGGAGACCATGGAGTACCTTCGTTCTGCTGCCATACTGGCCAGAAAGGAAGAAATTGAGCTG tccTACCAGCAGTCCAGCCTGGCCTTCGCTGTGGTGGCCACCATGCTGCTGCAGAAGGAGCCTTCCATGGAGGCGGCGATGGGCTCTGCGCTGCGGGCCAACCTGCGGCAGGTCGGCGGCCACTgcctgcaggagctggagcacTTCATTCGCAGCTACGATTCGGGCTCCGCCCGCTTGTGA
- the LOC119846466 gene encoding uncharacterized protein LOC119846466 isoform X4: protein MFPRRGYPNGFFHPCPQDINPSAYPADFRRGDEDMGWVPQDHQQAANWDYRHRRCEEGFRDRRHSPFSRDTEPYPADFYGGDNGGCWAPQDHPQPARWENQPGRHEEGFRDGWHLATPPNQHCPKSVSREEHGNSWDREQGFFPRKYGRGWKHHRGPFRGGYWGKFDPHYHRIQSCSSREKFKSSRSSASRSPERCSASSRKKSVSSKTEKAKTAAPKKPGKSKKDSTAPVEVPKLPQVHAEASQTATDPSSQAGSALDTEPPESPETTEDLYPMRTEGTELVQLGASLEVADNHSQAGCTLATDSVLADTPEDLCLPEEEIEMVQLEASHEATDRSSQAGSDLAAEPPAPPETTEELHPIRTEDTELLQLEDNLKASDLLSQAVSALATLPPVWSEITEELPPVGKEEIELINLLPSPCLKSTQEQLAAHQEEPYQACSALAAPSETMEYLRSAAILARKEEIELSYQQSSLAFAVVATMLLQKEPSMEAAMGSALRANLRQVGGHCLQELEHFIRSYDSGSARL, encoded by the exons ATGTTCCCCAGAAGAGGGTACCCAAATGGTTTCTTCCAT CCCTGCCCTCAGGACATCAACCCCTCCGCCTACCCTGCCGACTTTCGCAGGGGTGACGAGGACATGGGGTGGGTGCCCCAGGACCATCAGCAGGCAGCCAACTGGGATTACCGACACAGGAGATGCGAGGAAGGCTTCAGGGACAGGCGGCACTCA CCCTTTTCCCGAGACACTGAACCTTATCCAGCTGACTTTTACGGGGGTGACAACGGTGGGTGCTGGGCACCCCAGGACCATCCGCAGCCAGCCAGGTGGGAGAACCAACCCGGGAGGCACGAGGAAGGCTTCAGGGATGGGTGGCACTTG GCCACGCCACCTAACCAGCACTGCCCGAAGTCAGTATCAAGGGAGGAACATGGCAACTCCTGGGACAG GGAGCAAGGCTTCTTCCCCAGGAAATATGGCCGCGGCTGGAAGCATCACCGTGGCCCTTTCCGAGGCGGCTACTGGGGGAAATTCGACCCTCACTACCACCGCATTCAGTCTTGCTCCTCCAGAG aaaagttcaagTCGTCCAGGTCATCGGCCTCCCGCTCCCCAGAGAGATGCTCGGCG TCGAGTAGAAAGAAAAGTGTTTCTTCTAAGACCGAGAAAGCGAAAACAGCAGCGCCCAAGAAGCCTGGAAAATCCAAGAAAGACTCCACAGCTCCAGTGGAAGTACCCAAACTGCCCCAG GTCCACGCGGAAGCTAGCCAGACAGCCACAGACCCTTCCAGCCAGGCTGGCTCTGCGCTGGATACTGAACCCCCAGAGTCACCTGAAACCACAGAGGATCTTTATCCCATGAGAACAGAAGGAACTGAGCTG GTCCAGCTGGGGGCCAGTCTGGAGGTTGCAGACAATCACAGCCAGGCCGGCTGCACTCTGGCAACTGACTCAGTCCTGGCTGACACCCCGGAGGATCTTTGTCTCCCTGAGGAAGAAATCGAGATG GTCCAGTTGGAAGCCAGCCACGAAGCCACAGACCGTTCCAGCCAGGCCGGCTCTGATCTAGCTGCTGAGCCACCAGCCCCACCTGAAACTACAGAGGAGCTTCATCCTATCAGAACAGAAGATACTGAGCTG CTCCAGCTGGAAGACAACCTGAAGGCCTCGGATCTTCTCAGCCAGGCTGTCTCTGCTCTAGCTACTTTACCTCCAGTCTGGTCTGAGATCACAGAGGAGCTGCCTCCAGTGGGAAAGGAAGAAATTGAGCTG ATTAACCTCCTTCCCTCACCCTGTCTGAAATCAACACAGGAGCAGCTGGCCGCTCATCAGGAGGAGCCTTACCAAgcctgctctgctctggctgccccGTCGGAGACCATGGAGTACCTTCGTTCTGCTGCCATACTGGCCAGAAAGGAAGAAATTGAGCTG tccTACCAGCAGTCCAGCCTGGCCTTCGCTGTGGTGGCCACCATGCTGCTGCAGAAGGAGCCTTCCATGGAGGCGGCGATGGGCTCTGCGCTGCGGGCCAACCTGCGGCAGGTCGGCGGCCACTgcctgcaggagctggagcacTTCATTCGCAGCTACGATTCGGGCTCCGCCCGCTTGTGA
- the LOC119846466 gene encoding periphilin-1-like isoform X9: MFPRRGYPNGFFHPCPQDINPSAYPADFRRGDEDMGWVPQDHQQAANWDYRHRRCEEGFRDRRHSPFSRDTEPYPADFYGGDNGGCWAPQDHPQPARWENQPGRHEEGFRDGWHLATPPNQHCPKSVSREEHGNSWDREQGFFPRKYGRGWKHHRGPFRGGYWGKFDPHYHRIQSCSSREKFKSSRSSASRSPERCSASSRKKSVSSKTEKAKTAAPKKPGKSKKDSTAPVEVPKLPQVHAEASQTATDPSSQAGSALDTEPPESPETTEDLYPMRTEGTELGHRSVLHPQVPSCPGTVLIHLKSLQVQLGASLEVADNHSQAGCTLATDSVLADTPEDLCLPEEEIEMVQLEASHEATDRSSQAGSDLAAEPPAPPETTEELHPIRTEDTELLQLEDNLKASDLLSQAVSALATLPPVWSEITEELPPVGKEEIELSYQQSSLAFAVVATMLLQKEPSMEAAMGSALRANLRQVGGHCLQELEHFIRSYDSGSARL; this comes from the exons ATGTTCCCCAGAAGAGGGTACCCAAATGGTTTCTTCCAT CCCTGCCCTCAGGACATCAACCCCTCCGCCTACCCTGCCGACTTTCGCAGGGGTGACGAGGACATGGGGTGGGTGCCCCAGGACCATCAGCAGGCAGCCAACTGGGATTACCGACACAGGAGATGCGAGGAAGGCTTCAGGGACAGGCGGCACTCA CCCTTTTCCCGAGACACTGAACCTTATCCAGCTGACTTTTACGGGGGTGACAACGGTGGGTGCTGGGCACCCCAGGACCATCCGCAGCCAGCCAGGTGGGAGAACCAACCCGGGAGGCACGAGGAAGGCTTCAGGGATGGGTGGCACTTG GCCACGCCACCTAACCAGCACTGCCCGAAGTCAGTATCAAGGGAGGAACATGGCAACTCCTGGGACAG GGAGCAAGGCTTCTTCCCCAGGAAATATGGCCGCGGCTGGAAGCATCACCGTGGCCCTTTCCGAGGCGGCTACTGGGGGAAATTCGACCCTCACTACCACCGCATTCAGTCTTGCTCCTCCAGAG aaaagttcaagTCGTCCAGGTCATCGGCCTCCCGCTCCCCAGAGAGATGCTCGGCG TCGAGTAGAAAGAAAAGTGTTTCTTCTAAGACCGAGAAAGCGAAAACAGCAGCGCCCAAGAAGCCTGGAAAATCCAAGAAAGACTCCACAGCTCCAGTGGAAGTACCCAAACTGCCCCAG GTCCACGCGGAAGCTAGCCAGACAGCCACAGACCCTTCCAGCCAGGCTGGCTCTGCGCTGGATACTGAACCCCCAGAGTCACCTGAAACCACAGAGGATCTTTATCCCATGAGAACAGAAGGAACTGAGCTG GGCCACCGTTCAGTCCTGCACCCACAGGTCCCGTCCTGCCCTGGGACAGTCCTCATCCATCTGAAATCTCTCCAGGTCCAGCTGGGGGCCAGTCTGGAGGTTGCAGACAATCACAGCCAGGCCGGCTGCACTCTGGCAACTGACTCAGTCCTGGCTGACACCCCGGAGGATCTTTGTCTCCCTGAGGAAGAAATCGAGATG GTCCAGTTGGAAGCCAGCCACGAAGCCACAGACCGTTCCAGCCAGGCCGGCTCTGATCTAGCTGCTGAGCCACCAGCCCCACCTGAAACTACAGAGGAGCTTCATCCTATCAGAACAGAAGATACTGAGCTG CTCCAGCTGGAAGACAACCTGAAGGCCTCGGATCTTCTCAGCCAGGCTGTCTCTGCTCTAGCTACTTTACCTCCAGTCTGGTCTGAGATCACAGAGGAGCTGCCTCCAGTGGGAAAGGAAGAAATTGAGCTG tccTACCAGCAGTCCAGCCTGGCCTTCGCTGTGGTGGCCACCATGCTGCTGCAGAAGGAGCCTTCCATGGAGGCGGCGATGGGCTCTGCGCTGCGGGCCAACCTGCGGCAGGTCGGCGGCCACTgcctgcaggagctggagcacTTCATTCGCAGCTACGATTCGGGCTCCGCCCGCTTGTGA
- the LOC119846466 gene encoding uncharacterized protein LOC119846466 isoform X1, translating to MFPRRGYPNGFFHPCPQDINPSAYPADFRRGDEDMGWVPQDHQQAANWDYRHRRCEEGFRDRRHSPFSRDTEPYPADFYGGDNGGCWAPQDHPQPARWENQPGRHEEGFRDGWHLATPPNQHCPKSVSREEHGNSWDREQGFFPRKYGRGWKHHRGPFRGGYWGKFDPHYHRIQSCSSREKFKSSRSSASRSPERCSASSRKKSVSSKTEKAKTAAPKKPGKSKKDSTAPVEVPKLPQVHAEASQTATDPSSQAGSALDTEPPESPETTEDLYPMRTEGTELGHRSVLHPQVPSCPGTVLIHLKSLQVQLGASLEVADNHSQAGCTLATDSVLADTPEDLCLPEEEIEMVQLEASHEATDRSSQAGSDLAAEPPAPPETTEELHPIRTEDTELLQLEDNLKASDLLSQAVSALATLPPVWSEITEELPPVGKEEIELINLLPSPCLKSTQEQLAAHQEEPYQACSALAAPSETMEYLRSAAILARKEEIELSYQQSSLAFAVVATMLLQKEPSMEAAMGSALRANLRQVGGHCLQELEHFIRSYDSGSARL from the exons ATGTTCCCCAGAAGAGGGTACCCAAATGGTTTCTTCCAT CCCTGCCCTCAGGACATCAACCCCTCCGCCTACCCTGCCGACTTTCGCAGGGGTGACGAGGACATGGGGTGGGTGCCCCAGGACCATCAGCAGGCAGCCAACTGGGATTACCGACACAGGAGATGCGAGGAAGGCTTCAGGGACAGGCGGCACTCA CCCTTTTCCCGAGACACTGAACCTTATCCAGCTGACTTTTACGGGGGTGACAACGGTGGGTGCTGGGCACCCCAGGACCATCCGCAGCCAGCCAGGTGGGAGAACCAACCCGGGAGGCACGAGGAAGGCTTCAGGGATGGGTGGCACTTG GCCACGCCACCTAACCAGCACTGCCCGAAGTCAGTATCAAGGGAGGAACATGGCAACTCCTGGGACAG GGAGCAAGGCTTCTTCCCCAGGAAATATGGCCGCGGCTGGAAGCATCACCGTGGCCCTTTCCGAGGCGGCTACTGGGGGAAATTCGACCCTCACTACCACCGCATTCAGTCTTGCTCCTCCAGAG aaaagttcaagTCGTCCAGGTCATCGGCCTCCCGCTCCCCAGAGAGATGCTCGGCG TCGAGTAGAAAGAAAAGTGTTTCTTCTAAGACCGAGAAAGCGAAAACAGCAGCGCCCAAGAAGCCTGGAAAATCCAAGAAAGACTCCACAGCTCCAGTGGAAGTACCCAAACTGCCCCAG GTCCACGCGGAAGCTAGCCAGACAGCCACAGACCCTTCCAGCCAGGCTGGCTCTGCGCTGGATACTGAACCCCCAGAGTCACCTGAAACCACAGAGGATCTTTATCCCATGAGAACAGAAGGAACTGAGCTG GGCCACCGTTCAGTCCTGCACCCACAGGTCCCGTCCTGCCCTGGGACAGTCCTCATCCATCTGAAATCTCTCCAGGTCCAGCTGGGGGCCAGTCTGGAGGTTGCAGACAATCACAGCCAGGCCGGCTGCACTCTGGCAACTGACTCAGTCCTGGCTGACACCCCGGAGGATCTTTGTCTCCCTGAGGAAGAAATCGAGATG GTCCAGTTGGAAGCCAGCCACGAAGCCACAGACCGTTCCAGCCAGGCCGGCTCTGATCTAGCTGCTGAGCCACCAGCCCCACCTGAAACTACAGAGGAGCTTCATCCTATCAGAACAGAAGATACTGAGCTG CTCCAGCTGGAAGACAACCTGAAGGCCTCGGATCTTCTCAGCCAGGCTGTCTCTGCTCTAGCTACTTTACCTCCAGTCTGGTCTGAGATCACAGAGGAGCTGCCTCCAGTGGGAAAGGAAGAAATTGAGCTG ATTAACCTCCTTCCCTCACCCTGTCTGAAATCAACACAGGAGCAGCTGGCCGCTCATCAGGAGGAGCCTTACCAAgcctgctctgctctggctgccccGTCGGAGACCATGGAGTACCTTCGTTCTGCTGCCATACTGGCCAGAAAGGAAGAAATTGAGCTG tccTACCAGCAGTCCAGCCTGGCCTTCGCTGTGGTGGCCACCATGCTGCTGCAGAAGGAGCCTTCCATGGAGGCGGCGATGGGCTCTGCGCTGCGGGCCAACCTGCGGCAGGTCGGCGGCCACTgcctgcaggagctggagcacTTCATTCGCAGCTACGATTCGGGCTCCGCCCGCTTGTGA
- the LOC119846466 gene encoding uncharacterized protein LOC119846466 isoform X8, translating into MFPRRGYPNGFFHPCPQDINPSAYPADFRRGDEDMGWVPQDHQQAANWDYRHRRCEEGFRDRRHSATPPNQHCPKSVSREEHGNSWDREQGFFPRKYGRGWKHHRGPFRGGYWGKFDPHYHRIQSCSSREKFKSSRSSASRSPERCSASSRKKSVSSKTEKAKTAAPKKPGKSKKDSTAPVEVPKLPQVHAEASQTATDPSSQAGSALDTEPPESPETTEDLYPMRTEGTELGHRSVLHPQVPSCPGTVLIHLKSLQVQLGASLEVADNHSQAGCTLATDSVLADTPEDLCLPEEEIEMVQLEASHEATDRSSQAGSDLAAEPPAPPETTEELHPIRTEDTELLQLEDNLKASDLLSQAVSALATLPPVWSEITEELPPVGKEEIELINLLPSPCLKSTQEQLAAHQEEPYQACSALAAPSETMEYLRSAAILARKEEIELSYQQSSLAFAVVATMLLQKEPSMEAAMGSALRANLRQVGGHCLQELEHFIRSYDSGSARL; encoded by the exons ATGTTCCCCAGAAGAGGGTACCCAAATGGTTTCTTCCAT CCCTGCCCTCAGGACATCAACCCCTCCGCCTACCCTGCCGACTTTCGCAGGGGTGACGAGGACATGGGGTGGGTGCCCCAGGACCATCAGCAGGCAGCCAACTGGGATTACCGACACAGGAGATGCGAGGAAGGCTTCAGGGACAGGCGGCACTCA GCCACGCCACCTAACCAGCACTGCCCGAAGTCAGTATCAAGGGAGGAACATGGCAACTCCTGGGACAG GGAGCAAGGCTTCTTCCCCAGGAAATATGGCCGCGGCTGGAAGCATCACCGTGGCCCTTTCCGAGGCGGCTACTGGGGGAAATTCGACCCTCACTACCACCGCATTCAGTCTTGCTCCTCCAGAG aaaagttcaagTCGTCCAGGTCATCGGCCTCCCGCTCCCCAGAGAGATGCTCGGCG TCGAGTAGAAAGAAAAGTGTTTCTTCTAAGACCGAGAAAGCGAAAACAGCAGCGCCCAAGAAGCCTGGAAAATCCAAGAAAGACTCCACAGCTCCAGTGGAAGTACCCAAACTGCCCCAG GTCCACGCGGAAGCTAGCCAGACAGCCACAGACCCTTCCAGCCAGGCTGGCTCTGCGCTGGATACTGAACCCCCAGAGTCACCTGAAACCACAGAGGATCTTTATCCCATGAGAACAGAAGGAACTGAGCTG GGCCACCGTTCAGTCCTGCACCCACAGGTCCCGTCCTGCCCTGGGACAGTCCTCATCCATCTGAAATCTCTCCAGGTCCAGCTGGGGGCCAGTCTGGAGGTTGCAGACAATCACAGCCAGGCCGGCTGCACTCTGGCAACTGACTCAGTCCTGGCTGACACCCCGGAGGATCTTTGTCTCCCTGAGGAAGAAATCGAGATG GTCCAGTTGGAAGCCAGCCACGAAGCCACAGACCGTTCCAGCCAGGCCGGCTCTGATCTAGCTGCTGAGCCACCAGCCCCACCTGAAACTACAGAGGAGCTTCATCCTATCAGAACAGAAGATACTGAGCTG CTCCAGCTGGAAGACAACCTGAAGGCCTCGGATCTTCTCAGCCAGGCTGTCTCTGCTCTAGCTACTTTACCTCCAGTCTGGTCTGAGATCACAGAGGAGCTGCCTCCAGTGGGAAAGGAAGAAATTGAGCTG ATTAACCTCCTTCCCTCACCCTGTCTGAAATCAACACAGGAGCAGCTGGCCGCTCATCAGGAGGAGCCTTACCAAgcctgctctgctctggctgccccGTCGGAGACCATGGAGTACCTTCGTTCTGCTGCCATACTGGCCAGAAAGGAAGAAATTGAGCTG tccTACCAGCAGTCCAGCCTGGCCTTCGCTGTGGTGGCCACCATGCTGCTGCAGAAGGAGCCTTCCATGGAGGCGGCGATGGGCTCTGCGCTGCGGGCCAACCTGCGGCAGGTCGGCGGCCACTgcctgcaggagctggagcacTTCATTCGCAGCTACGATTCGGGCTCCGCCCGCTTGTGA